Proteins from one Desulfonema limicola genomic window:
- a CDS encoding NRDE family protein — translation MCLILFSYNINKNYKLIMGANRDEFYERPADPADFWDDAPGILAGRDLQGKGTWMGINRRGNFAALTNFRVPFGTQKADAPSRGKLVSDFLASSEPPGKYLENISRNCEKYNGFNLIAGNPDEIYYFSSKKPGIKKLGPGNYGLSNRFLDSPWPKVIKGKAGFENLMSQDEITENAVFDILKDKSHPPDKQLPDTGVGLEWERILSPIFIKSPIYGTRSSTVLIIDKQSRIRFAERSFIYKDNGIENEETRVFKFDTGLAGSLPVDF, via the coding sequence ATGTGTTTAATACTTTTTTCTTATAATATTAATAAAAATTATAAACTGATCATGGGTGCAAACCGTGATGAGTTTTATGAGCGCCCTGCTGATCCGGCAGATTTCTGGGATGATGCTCCTGGAATTCTTGCAGGAAGGGATTTGCAGGGAAAAGGAACATGGATGGGAATAAACCGAAGGGGAAATTTTGCAGCCCTGACAAATTTCAGGGTTCCTTTTGGGACACAGAAAGCTGATGCTCCGTCACGGGGTAAACTTGTAAGTGATTTTCTTGCAAGCAGTGAACCTCCTGGGAAATATCTTGAAAATATAAGCAGGAACTGTGAAAAATATAATGGGTTTAACCTGATCGCTGGAAATCCAGACGAGATTTATTATTTTTCCAGTAAAAAACCGGGAATCAAAAAGCTGGGACCAGGAAATTACGGACTCAGCAACAGGTTCCTGGATTCTCCCTGGCCCAAAGTTATAAAAGGAAAGGCAGGGTTTGAAAACTTAATGAGCCAGGATGAGATAACAGAAAATGCAGTTTTTGATATTTTAAAAGATAAATCACATCCCCCTGATAAACAACTGCCAGACACAGGTGTAGGCCTGGAGTGGGAACGCATACTGTCCCCAATTTTTATTAAAAGCCCCATATATGGAACAAGGTCGTCAACGGTTTTAATCATAGATAAGCAATCAAGGATCAGGTTTGCAGAACGGTCTTTTATTTATAAAGACAATGGCATTGAAAATGAGGAAACAAGGGTTTTTAAGTTTGATACCGGGCTTGCCGGTTCATTACCAGTTGACTTTTAG
- a CDS encoding thiolase family protein, with protein sequence MKEVVIVSGSRTAIGSFGGSLKTVPVVELGSIVMKDVLKKVNLKPVVSDEMKDASPDALKDQGMVDLEKQAYDWDDNSAPVVIDEVIMGNVLQAAQGQNTARQAMIKAGFPKETPAMTINKICGSGLKAIALGASAIMAGQADVVLAGGQESMSMAPMALPQARWGHRMELTGFGNIYDLMVFDGLYEIFYGYHMGLTAENIVEKYGITRQEQDELGVLSHTRARKAITDGIFAQEIVPVVMKTRKGDVVFDTDERPMDTTMEKMAKLKPAFKKDGSVTAGNASGINDAAAAVLMMSSEKAKEMGLEPIVKIKTFAGGGLDPAYMGLGPVPAVRKALKKAGMSIGDIEMIELNEAFAAQAIGCMRELGIDVEKPNPLGSGISLGHPIGCTGARQMVTGMNHMKRSNISTGLVSMCIGGGMGMAMIIERV encoded by the coding sequence ATGAAAGAAGTTGTAATCGTTAGCGGTTCAAGAACAGCAATAGGATCATTCGGAGGTTCGCTTAAAACAGTACCTGTTGTGGAGCTTGGCTCCATTGTTATGAAGGATGTATTAAAAAAGGTCAATCTTAAACCTGTAGTCAGTGATGAAATGAAGGATGCTTCACCTGATGCACTTAAAGATCAGGGAATGGTTGATCTTGAAAAACAGGCTTATGACTGGGATGACAATTCTGCACCTGTGGTTATTGACGAAGTTATAATGGGAAACGTACTCCAGGCAGCCCAGGGGCAGAATACTGCCCGTCAGGCAATGATCAAGGCAGGTTTTCCAAAGGAAACCCCTGCCATGACAATCAATAAAATCTGCGGCTCAGGCCTTAAAGCCATTGCACTAGGTGCCAGTGCAATTATGGCAGGCCAGGCTGATGTTGTGCTTGCAGGGGGGCAGGAAAGTATGAGTATGGCTCCAATGGCCCTTCCCCAGGCCAGATGGGGGCACAGGATGGAGCTTACAGGGTTTGGCAATATTTACGATCTCATGGTATTTGACGGGCTTTATGAAATCTTTTACGGATATCACATGGGACTGACTGCTGAAAATATTGTTGAAAAATACGGTATTACACGCCAGGAGCAGGATGAACTGGGTGTCTTAAGCCATACACGAGCCAGAAAAGCAATTACTGACGGTATTTTTGCCCAGGAGATTGTTCCTGTTGTCATGAAAACCCGTAAAGGTGATGTTGTATTTGACACTGATGAACGGCCGATGGATACAACTATGGAGAAGATGGCTAAACTGAAACCTGCATTTAAAAAAGACGGCTCAGTTACAGCAGGCAATGCTTCAGGAATCAATGATGCAGCAGCAGCAGTTCTTATGATGAGTTCTGAAAAAGCAAAGGAAATGGGGCTTGAGCCTATTGTTAAAATCAAAACCTTTGCAGGAGGCGGACTTGATCCTGCATATATGGGACTCGGTCCTGTTCCGGCTGTCAGAAAAGCATTGAAAAAAGCAGGAATGTCCATTGGAGATATTGAAATGATTGAGCTTAACGAGGCTTTTGCTGCCCAGGCAATCGGCTGTATGCGCGAGCTTGGCATTGATGTTGAAAAGCCCAATCCTCTAGGAAGCGGTATCTCTTTAGGCCACCCCATAGGCTGTACAGGAGCACGCCAGATGGTTACAGGCATGAATCATATGAAGCGCAGCAATATATCAACAGGTCTGGTTTCCATGTGTATTGGCGGCGGCATGGGTATGGCAATGATTATTGAACGTGTATGA